The Aequorivita sublithincola DSM 14238 genome window below encodes:
- a CDS encoding T9SS type A sorting domain-containing protein produces the protein MKKITLLLVCLIGLSGMVAAQNVQSSSTVDDLLNRLSQIGTNAGDLSAYFTKQEQQTLHNYFNLNKNAPTSATVKYAKNVNGSGFGDFILTGNTQAIQLNYKVASDVESNRGVMAIIAYTDRPTFEGAYTGTLVNEDFSGGPGAGSILACGPVMSSGGDGCFAAGELEDGFSITASSGGDTIYIGAGAIGNTSTLVGANTFADTTVLNFSPDGAYAVGMDLFVDSVGNADIRVYDMGGTLMDTFTVSNTANTENFIGLISDDAIGKIEIQAEADAGELFGNLAFGTDPIGGGGSGPAVCFGANNTTSSIITFDPADPAAFTTLGTSPAPVFENAGAVDPNDDTTAYVLDSGGLFYSVDLTTGVYTNLGTILAPGGNQWSGAEFDPISGTLYAISVNGALTATTLSTIDIGALTATTIGLTGMAGGISLMIDANGDGYSHDIADDNFYYVDLASGTASPIGPLGFDANFGQGGTWIDGDPGFVYLSAFDSGAFQSQWRRVDVLTGSSTVIGLFNGGADQVGWSSAKGSLAVGIAENALEGFSYAPNPTSGVLSLKSINNIDTVAIYNMLGQNVMSSKIGATTSDLDISSLKTGTYIMQVTVAGQTAAFRVLKN, from the coding sequence ATGAAAAAAATTACATTGTTATTAGTTTGCTTAATCGGTCTTTCGGGAATGGTTGCAGCTCAAAATGTTCAATCCTCCTCTACTGTTGATGATTTATTGAACAGATTATCACAAATAGGTACTAATGCGGGAGATTTGTCTGCTTATTTTACTAAGCAGGAACAACAGACCTTGCATAATTATTTTAACTTAAATAAAAATGCTCCAACTTCAGCTACTGTAAAATATGCTAAGAACGTGAATGGATCAGGTTTTGGAGATTTTATTTTAACTGGAAACACGCAAGCTATACAATTGAATTATAAAGTAGCTTCAGATGTTGAGAGTAATAGAGGTGTTATGGCTATTATAGCGTATACCGATCGTCCTACTTTTGAAGGTGCTTACACAGGAACATTGGTTAATGAAGATTTTTCAGGTGGACCAGGAGCTGGTTCTATTCTAGCATGTGGCCCTGTAATGAGTAGTGGAGGCGACGGCTGTTTTGCTGCAGGCGAACTTGAAGATGGCTTTAGTATAACCGCATCATCGGGAGGTGACACTATATATATTGGAGCAGGTGCAATTGGTAATACTTCTACGCTAGTTGGAGCAAATACCTTTGCAGATACAACCGTTCTTAACTTTTCTCCTGATGGCGCATACGCTGTTGGAATGGATTTGTTTGTTGATAGTGTAGGTAATGCCGACATTCGCGTTTACGATATGGGCGGTACTTTAATGGATACCTTTACCGTTTCAAATACTGCAAATACAGAAAATTTTATAGGATTGATATCTGACGATGCAATTGGAAAAATTGAAATACAGGCCGAAGCAGATGCAGGCGAGTTATTTGGTAATTTAGCTTTCGGAACTGATCCAATTGGTGGCGGTGGTAGTGGTCCTGCAGTTTGCTTTGGAGCTAACAACACTACTTCAAGCATAATTACTTTTGATCCAGCAGATCCTGCTGCATTTACAACATTAGGGACTTCTCCAGCACCGGTTTTCGAAAATGCTGGTGCAGTTGATCCTAATGATGATACTACTGCTTATGTTTTAGACAGTGGCGGACTTTTCTACAGTGTAGATCTTACTACAGGCGTTTATACCAACCTTGGAACTATCTTGGCTCCTGGAGGAAATCAATGGTCGGGTGCAGAGTTTGATCCTATCTCTGGAACATTGTATGCTATTTCAGTTAATGGTGCTTTAACTGCTACTACTTTATCAACTATAGATATTGGTGCTCTTACAGCTACTACTATAGGATTGACAGGTATGGCCGGAGGAATCTCTTTAATGATTGATGCTAATGGTGATGGCTATAGCCACGATATTGCAGATGATAACTTTTACTATGTTGATTTAGCAAGTGGTACTGCCTCTCCAATTGGCCCACTAGGATTTGACGCTAACTTTGGACAAGGAGGTACTTGGATTGACGGTGACCCTGGTTTCGTTTATCTTTCAGCTTTTGACAGTGGGGCATTCCAGTCTCAGTGGAGAAGAGTTGATGTTTTAACTGGATCTTCTACAGTAATAGGTCTTTTCAACGGAGGTGCTGACCAAGTAGGTTGGTCTTCTGCCAAAGGTAGCCTTGCTGTAGGTATCGCTGAAAACGCACTTGAAGGTTTCTCTTACGCTCCGAACCCAACATCTGGTGTTCTTTCTTTGAAATCTATTAACAACATAGATACAGTTGCTATCTACAATATGTTAGGTCAAAATGTAATGAGCTCAAAAATTGGAGCTACTACATCTGATCTTGATATTTCAAGCTTAAAAACTGGAACTTACATTATGCAAGTTACTGTTGCTGGTCAAACAGCTGCTTTTAGAGTATTGAAAAACTAA
- a CDS encoding glycosyltransferase, which produces MQRIYSFIIPVFNRPQEVMELLESFANLDFTQDFEIVLVEDGSTETAEKVVNHFSDKLSISYYFKENSGPGVSRNFGMEHAEGNYFIILDSDCIVPRHYLKTVDSFLNNTFYHCFGGPDAAHKSFSPLQKAINYTMTSFFTTGGIRGSKTSINRFEPRSFNMGISKEAFEKTGGYAKIHPGEDPDLSQRILKAGYKTTFLPDAFVYHKRRISWKKFYIQVKKFGLVRPILNKWHPSAAKITFWFPTLFVLFVVCSILLSILISTLFLIPILLYLLLILIDSSIKNKSVYIGILSVIAVFIQFFGYGMAFLKSSIFIKLLKKDPQKQFPSLFFS; this is translated from the coding sequence ATGCAAAGAATCTATTCCTTTATTATTCCTGTCTTCAACCGTCCGCAAGAAGTGATGGAACTTTTGGAAAGTTTTGCGAATTTAGATTTTACCCAAGATTTTGAAATTGTCTTGGTAGAAGATGGTTCCACAGAAACCGCTGAAAAAGTTGTAAATCATTTTTCAGATAAATTATCAATTTCATACTATTTTAAAGAGAATTCAGGTCCCGGAGTTTCCCGTAATTTTGGAATGGAACACGCTGAGGGTAATTATTTTATTATTCTTGATTCAGATTGTATAGTACCCAGGCACTATTTAAAAACTGTGGATTCATTCTTAAACAATACATTTTACCATTGTTTTGGTGGTCCAGATGCGGCGCATAAAAGTTTTTCGCCTTTACAAAAAGCAATAAACTACACTATGACTTCTTTTTTTACTACTGGAGGAATTCGCGGGAGTAAAACCAGCATCAATCGTTTTGAACCGAGAAGTTTCAATATGGGAATTTCAAAAGAAGCGTTTGAAAAAACTGGTGGTTATGCCAAAATTCATCCAGGGGAGGATCCAGATCTGTCGCAACGTATTTTGAAGGCTGGATACAAAACCACATTTCTTCCTGATGCTTTTGTGTATCATAAAAGACGCATTTCGTGGAAGAAGTTTTATATACAAGTAAAAAAATTCGGTTTAGTTAGACCAATTCTGAATAAATGGCATCCTTCCGCAGCAAAAATTACATTTTGGTTTCCAACGCTATTTGTGCTTTTTGTAGTCTGTTCAATACTGCTTTCTATTCTTATTTCAACTTTATTTTTAATTCCGATACTTTTATATCTATTGCTAATATTGATAGATTCTTCAATAAAAAATAAAAGTGTTTATATAGGAATCCTTTCCGTAATAGCTGTCTTTATTCAGTTTTTTGGATATGGGATGGCTTTTTTGAAATCTAGTATTTTCATAAAACTTCTAAAGAAAGATCCACAGAAACAATTTCCCTCTTTATTTTTTAGTTAA
- a CDS encoding CdaR family protein, with protein sequence MSKGFFKNSKNVKVNRFLFFLLVASIFWVLTKFSREFTSTMTAKINYENVPETTALSENNTREINFDLTANGFEILFYKFKKPTITVPVGKYYSKDKNGFKISENELLRMVSSKFNRNLGIKNLSVDALNVQLDPIILKKVRVIPKTHITFKNGFKPLDSIQAVPDSITISGPSGSLKNINTINTEIISLKDVEKNISVTTKIVSPGGEIVSIKPEKVKIAMEVAEFSQGQFTLPVEVINLPPDMDLKLVPQTVTVTFDVSVNDFTKISKENFRLVCDYSQRNKDENFMLPFLEKKPQKIRNLVFDPKKIDFFIFK encoded by the coding sequence ATGTCCAAGGGATTTTTTAAAAATAGTAAGAATGTGAAAGTGAACCGCTTTCTGTTCTTTCTTTTGGTAGCATCAATTTTTTGGGTTCTAACCAAGTTTAGTAGGGAGTTTACTTCTACGATGACTGCCAAGATTAATTACGAAAATGTCCCTGAAACCACAGCACTTTCAGAGAACAATACACGTGAAATTAATTTCGATCTTACGGCAAACGGATTTGAGATTCTTTTTTATAAATTCAAAAAACCTACAATCACGGTTCCTGTTGGTAAATATTATTCTAAGGATAAGAACGGTTTCAAGATTTCAGAAAACGAACTTTTGCGGATGGTTTCTTCCAAGTTCAACAGAAATTTGGGCATCAAAAATCTTTCAGTAGACGCGTTGAATGTTCAGTTGGATCCCATTATTCTGAAGAAGGTACGCGTTATTCCAAAGACACATATTACTTTTAAGAACGGATTTAAACCTTTGGACAGTATTCAGGCTGTACCAGATTCTATTACTATTTCCGGACCTTCGGGAAGTTTGAAGAATATAAATACAATCAATACAGAGATTATTTCTTTAAAAGATGTTGAGAAGAATATTTCGGTAACTACAAAGATTGTAAGCCCTGGAGGTGAAATTGTTTCTATAAAGCCAGAAAAGGTAAAGATAGCTATGGAGGTAGCAGAATTTTCTCAAGGACAATTTACGCTGCCTGTTGAAGTTATCAACTTGCCACCAGATATGGACCTTAAGCTAGTGCCACAAACGGTAACTGTTACTTTTGATGTTTCTGTGAATGACTTTACCAAAATTTCCAAAGAAAATTTTAGATTGGTTTGTGATTATTCTCAAAGAAATAAGGATGAAAACTTTATGTTACCCTTTCTAGAGAAAAAGCCTCAGAAGATTCGCAATCTAGTCTTCGATCCAAAGAAGATTGATTTTTTTATCTTTAAATAA
- the coaE gene encoding dephospho-CoA kinase (Dephospho-CoA kinase (CoaE) performs the final step in coenzyme A biosynthesis.): MKIIGLTGGIGSGKTTVAKLFKDLGVPIYIADIEAKKLTNSSKVIRRKLIDLLGEDAYVGQELNRKFVADKIFNDKGLLASVNAIIHPKVVAHFKKWVSKQKSPYVIKEAAILFENGRYKNCDLVILVTAPKEVRISRVMERDNASSVEIEQRMKNQWSDEKKQKLADLIIDNINLQDTRKRVEAIHRSLI, translated from the coding sequence GTGAAAATAATTGGTCTTACGGGCGGAATTGGCAGCGGAAAAACCACTGTGGCGAAGCTGTTTAAGGATTTAGGTGTTCCAATTTACATAGCAGATATTGAAGCGAAAAAACTAACGAATTCGTCAAAAGTAATTAGGCGTAAACTAATTGATTTACTAGGAGAAGATGCTTATGTAGGCCAGGAACTAAACCGAAAGTTTGTTGCGGATAAAATTTTTAATGACAAAGGGCTTTTGGCAAGTGTGAATGCTATAATCCATCCAAAAGTTGTCGCGCATTTTAAAAAGTGGGTTTCAAAACAGAAATCTCCTTATGTAATTAAGGAAGCTGCCATACTCTTCGAAAACGGCCGCTACAAAAATTGTGACTTGGTTATTTTAGTAACGGCTCCCAAAGAAGTTCGAATTAGTCGTGTTATGGAAAGAGATAATGCTTCATCCGTTGAAATTGAACAGCGAATGAAAAACCAATGGAGCGATGAAAAAAAGCAAAAACTGGCAGATCTAATTATTGACAACATAAACCTTCAAGATACTCGAAAGAGGGTGGAAGCAATTCATCGTTCATTAATCTGA